A genomic segment from Variovorax paradoxus B4 encodes:
- a CDS encoding glycerate kinase, translating to MTASNPTFGPAPDPREAPRAFLEHLYRVAVDRALPLSTLGAHLPKPPKGRTLVLGAGKAGGSMVQALEALWPADAPLSGLVVTRYDHIPPRPEGVPQRVKIVEAAHPVPDAAGQQAAERILALTQGLTADDLVLCLISGGGSSLLVLPAEGLTLADKQRINKQLLDSGAGIGEMNCVRKHLSRIKGGRLAAACAPARVVTLTISDVPGDDAAVIASGPTVPDATTCAEALAILDRYGIEVPAPVRAQLESGELETPKPDDAVFAGHEVHLIATPQQSLEAAARAARETGIEAHILSDEIEGESREVGKVHAALARAVAHRGEPFARPCVILSGGETTVTIRPRQPGQAKGRGGRAGELCMGLAGALMGQQQVWALAADTDGIDGVEDNAGAFVTPDTLARATAAGRKLSDHLDRNDAYGYFDAIGDLFVTGPTNTNVNDFRALLIL from the coding sequence ATGACCGCATCGAACCCCACCTTCGGCCCCGCTCCCGATCCGCGCGAAGCCCCGCGCGCCTTCCTCGAACATCTCTACCGCGTGGCGGTGGACCGCGCGCTGCCGCTGTCCACGCTGGGCGCGCATCTGCCGAAGCCGCCCAAGGGCCGCACGCTGGTGCTGGGCGCCGGTAAGGCCGGCGGCTCGATGGTGCAGGCGCTCGAAGCCCTGTGGCCAGCCGATGCGCCGCTCTCGGGCCTGGTCGTCACGCGCTACGACCACATTCCGCCGCGCCCTGAAGGCGTGCCGCAGCGCGTGAAGATCGTCGAGGCCGCGCATCCGGTGCCCGATGCGGCCGGGCAGCAGGCGGCCGAGCGCATCCTCGCGCTCACGCAAGGCCTCACGGCCGACGATCTCGTGCTGTGCCTGATCTCGGGCGGCGGCTCGTCGCTGCTGGTGCTGCCGGCCGAAGGCCTCACGCTGGCCGACAAGCAGCGCATCAACAAGCAGCTGCTCGACAGTGGCGCCGGCATCGGCGAGATGAACTGCGTGCGCAAGCACCTGTCGCGCATCAAGGGCGGCCGGCTGGCTGCGGCCTGCGCGCCGGCCCGGGTGGTGACGCTCACGATCAGCGACGTGCCGGGCGACGACGCGGCCGTCATTGCCAGCGGCCCCACGGTGCCCGATGCCACCACCTGCGCCGAGGCGCTGGCCATCCTCGACCGCTATGGCATCGAGGTGCCGGCGCCCGTGCGCGCGCAGCTCGAGAGCGGAGAACTCGAAACGCCGAAGCCGGACGACGCGGTGTTCGCGGGCCATGAAGTCCACCTGATCGCCACGCCCCAGCAATCGCTCGAAGCCGCGGCCAGGGCAGCGCGCGAGACCGGCATCGAGGCGCACATCCTCAGCGACGAGATCGAAGGCGAATCGCGCGAAGTCGGCAAGGTGCATGCCGCACTGGCGCGCGCCGTGGCACACCGCGGCGAGCCGTTCGCGCGGCCCTGCGTGATTCTCTCGGGTGGCGAGACCACGGTGACCATCCGCCCGCGCCAGCCGGGCCAGGCCAAGGGCCGCGGCGGCCGCGCTGGTGAACTGTGCATGGGCCTGGCCGGTGCGCTCATGGGCCAGCAGCAGGTGTGGGCACTGGCCGCCGACACCGACGGCATCGACGGCGTGGAAGATAACGCGGGCGCCTTCGTCACGCCCGACACGCTGGCGCGCGCCACGGCTGCCGGGAGGAAACTGTCGGACCACCTCGACCGCAACGATGCGTACGGCTACTTCGATGCCATCGGCGACCTGTTCGTGACGGGGCCGACGAACACCAACGT